In a single window of the Candidatus Aegiribacteria sp. genome:
- a CDS encoding MBL fold metallo-hydrolase: MKLGVLASGSRGNAFVIEHDGCMVFIDAGLSGRKHTERLLESGFGGFFPQALFISHEHSDHIKGAGILARKWNIPIYGSSGTLNASMKRLGKLPGTEILRNGTGVDFGSFTVNAFSVAHDAADPSGFVIEWSTGKLGIATDLGKSSPLVENNLAGCSAMILEFNHDEDMLWGGSYPWNLKQRIASTTGHLSNSAASELLGAVYHRDLKVCVLAHLSQENNLPHLAEKASREVAGGTVMIRTGMQDIPLPALDL, translated from the coding sequence ATGAAACTTGGTGTTCTGGCCAGCGGAAGCCGGGGGAATGCCTTTGTTATTGAACATGATGGCTGCATGGTGTTCATTGACGCAGGACTGAGCGGAAGGAAGCATACTGAAAGACTCCTGGAATCAGGATTTGGCGGTTTCTTTCCTCAAGCTCTTTTCATAAGTCACGAACACTCGGATCATATAAAGGGCGCCGGTATACTGGCCCGAAAGTGGAATATTCCCATATACGGTTCCAGCGGCACTCTGAATGCTTCGATGAAAAGACTGGGAAAACTGCCCGGTACGGAAATACTAAGAAATGGAACCGGAGTGGATTTCGGCTCATTTACTGTAAACGCTTTCAGTGTTGCACATGATGCGGCTGATCCCTCCGGATTCGTAATCGAATGGAGTACGGGGAAGCTGGGAATCGCGACTGACCTTGGCAAATCCAGCCCTCTGGTCGAAAATAACCTGGCAGGGTGCAGCGCTATGATTCTGGAGTTCAACCATGATGAAGACATGCTGTGGGGAGGTAGTTACCCCTGGAATCTGAAACAGAGGATAGCTTCAACAACGGGGCATCTTTCGAATAGTGCGGCTTCGGAACTTCTGGGAGCGGTTTATCATAGAGATTTAAAAGTATGCGTTCTTGCCCATCTGAGTCAGGAGAACAATCTTCCGCATCTGGCCGAGAAAGCATCACGGGAAGTAGCTGGTGGAACAGTAATGATCCGTACCGGCATGCAGGATATACCACTGCCTGCCCTGGATCTGTAG
- a CDS encoding family 10 glycosylhydrolase: MRIGLIFLLVLVVTGTNFAVDIVCDCRYFWMVRDALETPESIDSMINRAAEAGANGIIVQVAGRAEAYYTSSILPMANFQDDFDPLAYTIARARPRGLEVHAWVNAFLVWSAPYPPADSLHVWHSHPDWFMTDRFNRSTREYTRDECDRNSLVGATLSPAIPEVREFIADVAAEIAVNYSVDGIHLDYIRYPNPSFGFEFQSSGKFFLETGLDPLDIFRRYGETGELVDMWSLWKIDQVTMTVETIRSVLRSEAPGVLLSCAVMADPNEARSHYSCDWRSWLESGLVDFVCTMAYTTNTVKAKELAVLGTTVCPERVIHGIGIYNQPMSTAFVGAAEALANGGRGICIFSLNSLSSDSTWMLRNFWGQTGSTDHPLDSAVFHRVSN; this comes from the coding sequence GTGAGAATTGGTTTGATCTTTCTGCTGGTTCTGGTTGTAACTGGAACTAATTTTGCTGTGGATATCGTTTGCGACTGCCGATATTTCTGGATGGTAAGAGACGCGCTTGAAACCCCTGAAAGTATCGACTCAATGATAAATAGAGCCGCAGAGGCGGGAGCAAACGGAATAATCGTTCAGGTAGCTGGAAGGGCCGAAGCCTACTACACTTCATCTATACTACCCATGGCGAACTTCCAGGATGATTTCGATCCACTTGCGTATACAATAGCAAGGGCCAGACCCAGAGGGCTGGAGGTTCATGCCTGGGTAAACGCTTTTCTGGTATGGTCCGCGCCTTACCCGCCGGCTGATTCGTTACATGTCTGGCACTCCCATCCCGATTGGTTCATGACCGACAGATTCAACCGTTCTACTAGGGAGTACACAAGGGATGAATGTGATCGAAACAGTCTGGTTGGAGCTACGCTTTCCCCGGCTATACCCGAAGTAAGAGAATTCATCGCGGATGTTGCCGCGGAGATTGCGGTAAACTACAGCGTAGACGGTATTCATCTTGATTACATAAGATATCCGAACCCTTCCTTCGGTTTTGAATTTCAATCCTCAGGAAAGTTTTTTCTGGAAACAGGGCTTGATCCCCTGGATATATTCAGGAGGTACGGCGAAACCGGTGAGCTTGTCGATATGTGGTCACTCTGGAAGATTGATCAGGTAACCATGACCGTTGAAACCATCAGATCTGTTCTAAGGAGTGAGGCTCCGGGAGTATTGCTTTCATGCGCGGTGATGGCCGATCCGAACGAAGCAAGATCCCATTACTCCTGCGATTGGAGGTCATGGCTGGAATCGGGGCTGGTTGATTTCGTATGTACAATGGCTTACACCACCAATACAGTGAAGGCAAAAGAGCTGGCGGTTCTTGGAACAACAGTATGTCCGGAAAGGGTTATTCACGGCATAGGAATTTACAACCAGCCAATGTCCACTGCGTTCGTGGGAGCTGCTGAGGCTCTGGCTAACGGAGGAAGAGGTATATGTATATTCAGTCTTAATTCACTATCTTCCGATAGTACCTGGATGCTTAGGAATTTCTGGGGTCAGACTGGCAGCACGGATCATCCGCTTGATTCAGCTGTTTTTCATCGTGTTTCCAACTGA